A genomic window from Pseudoalteromonas piratica includes:
- a CDS encoding electron transfer flavoprotein subunit alpha/FixB family protein encodes MSVLIIAEHEHGVLKSDTAKVVSATQKLGKAITVLVAGLNVSDVAAAASKIEGVSNVIVADNAAFEHQLAENLADLVVELAGDYSHIFAAATTTGKNFMPRVAALLDKVQISDIIDVIDENTFKRPIYAGNAIATVQSNEDKHIVTVRSSAFDAAGEQTAAAVSSIGAVKENTLSSFVSQQETESERPELTAANVIISGGRGMQNGENFALLNGIADKLGAAIGASRAAVDAGFVPNDMQVGQTGKIVAPQLYIAVGISGAIQHLAGMKDSKVIVAINKDPDAPIFQVADYGLVADLFDVLPELEASL; translated from the coding sequence ATGTCAGTACTTATTATTGCAGAGCACGAACATGGCGTGCTTAAAAGTGACACAGCTAAAGTAGTTTCAGCAACTCAAAAATTAGGTAAAGCTATTACTGTTTTAGTTGCAGGTCTTAACGTTTCTGACGTGGCTGCAGCTGCCAGCAAAATTGAAGGTGTATCAAATGTGATTGTCGCTGATAATGCAGCATTTGAGCATCAACTTGCTGAGAACTTAGCTGATTTAGTTGTTGAACTTGCTGGTGACTACTCGCATATCTTTGCAGCAGCAACCACAACCGGCAAAAACTTTATGCCACGCGTAGCTGCATTGTTAGATAAGGTTCAAATTTCAGATATTATCGATGTAATTGATGAAAATACATTTAAACGCCCAATCTACGCAGGTAATGCAATTGCCACAGTACAAAGCAATGAAGACAAACACATTGTAACGGTACGATCGAGTGCATTTGATGCTGCAGGTGAGCAAACAGCAGCAGCTGTATCTTCAATTGGTGCGGTGAAAGAAAATACCTTAAGCAGCTTTGTTTCACAGCAAGAGACAGAAAGTGAACGTCCAGAATTAACCGCAGCGAATGTGATTATTTCAGGTGGTCGTGGTATGCAAAATGGTGAAAACTTTGCTTTGTTAAACGGCATTGCTGATAAATTAGGTGCAGCAATCGGTGCATCTCGTGCCGCTGTTGACGCGGGTTTTGTACCAAATGATATGCAAGTAGGGCAGACGGGTAAAATTGTTGCGCCGCAGCTTTACATTGCTGTTGGCATTAGCGGTGCAATTCAGCATCTCGCAGGTATGAAAGACTCAAAAGTGATTGTTGCAATAAATAAAGACCCTGATGCGCCAATCTTCCAAGTGGCTGATTATGGTTTAGTTGCGGATTTATTTGATGTACTTCCTGAGTTAGAAGCCTCATTATAA
- a CDS encoding electron transfer flavoprotein-ubiquinone oxidoreductase — MVERETMEFDVVIVGAGPAGLSSAIKLAQLAQENEQELMICVVEKGSEVGAHILSGAVFEPRALNELLPNWPELGAPLKTKVTQDDIYWFGSETSARKLPSFATPKTFHNEDNFIVSMGNVCRFLAEQAESLGVEIFPGFSAHSLIIEDDSVKGIITGDMGVSESGEQKDGFMPGMELRAKYTVFAEGCRGHLGKELISTFKLDDGKSPQHYGLGFKEIWEIPAEHHKPGLVVHGAGWPLDKDTGGGSYMYHGDDNQVVVGLIIDLNYSNPHLSPFDEFQRMKHHSIFADTLKHGKRIAYGARAIAKGGLNSLPKMTFPGGVLVGCNAGTLNFAKIKGNHTAMKSGMLAAESIFTAISAGSEHTELSDFETRFKESWLFQELDSSKNFGPVMHKLGKFFGGMYNTIDQNIFNGGLPFSFKDDTPDHACLEPASRHTEINYAKPDGVLSFDKLSSVFLSNTNHEEDQPCHLKLADMTIPLAKNLTDFNEPAQRYCPAGVYEINEVEGKQTFVINSQNCIHCKTCDIKDPSQNITWVTPEGAGGPNYPNM; from the coding sequence ATGGTAGAACGTGAAACCATGGAGTTTGACGTAGTTATTGTAGGCGCTGGGCCTGCAGGCTTATCAAGCGCTATTAAACTGGCACAATTAGCACAAGAAAATGAACAAGAGCTAATGATTTGTGTCGTTGAAAAGGGTTCAGAGGTCGGAGCACATATTTTATCAGGTGCTGTTTTTGAACCAAGAGCATTAAATGAATTGTTGCCAAATTGGCCTGAATTAGGTGCACCACTTAAAACAAAAGTAACACAAGATGACATTTACTGGTTTGGCAGCGAAACGTCAGCAAGAAAATTACCTTCATTTGCTACACCTAAAACATTTCACAATGAAGACAACTTTATTGTCTCTATGGGTAATGTATGTCGTTTCTTAGCTGAACAGGCTGAAAGTTTAGGTGTTGAGATTTTCCCAGGCTTCAGCGCCCACTCATTAATTATTGAAGATGATAGTGTAAAAGGCATCATCACTGGTGATATGGGGGTTAGTGAGTCGGGAGAACAAAAAGACGGTTTTATGCCGGGAATGGAGCTTCGCGCTAAATATACAGTTTTTGCTGAAGGGTGTCGTGGTCACTTAGGTAAAGAGTTAATTAGCACCTTTAAGTTAGATGACGGCAAATCACCACAGCACTATGGTCTTGGGTTTAAAGAAATTTGGGAGATCCCAGCTGAGCATCACAAACCTGGTTTAGTCGTCCATGGCGCAGGCTGGCCACTTGATAAAGACACTGGTGGTGGCTCTTACATGTACCATGGTGATGATAACCAAGTGGTTGTTGGTTTAATTATTGATTTGAACTACAGCAACCCTCACCTTTCGCCGTTTGATGAATTTCAACGAATGAAGCATCATTCAATTTTTGCAGATACGCTAAAACATGGGAAACGAATCGCTTATGGTGCCCGCGCAATTGCGAAAGGTGGTTTAAACTCACTGCCTAAAATGACCTTCCCAGGTGGCGTATTAGTTGGCTGTAACGCTGGTACGCTTAATTTTGCTAAAATCAAAGGCAATCACACTGCAATGAAATCAGGCATGCTTGCTGCTGAAAGTATTTTTACAGCCATTTCAGCAGGTAGTGAGCACACAGAGTTAAGCGATTTTGAAACGCGTTTTAAAGAGTCATGGTTATTCCAAGAGCTTGATAGCAGCAAAAACTTTGGTCCTGTTATGCACAAATTAGGCAAGTTTTTCGGTGGCATGTATAACACTATCGATCAAAACATTTTTAATGGCGGTTTACCATTTAGCTTTAAAGATGACACACCGGATCACGCATGCCTAGAACCTGCAAGTCGTCATACTGAGATTAACTACGCAAAACCAGATGGTGTTTTGAGCTTTGATAAACTGAGTTCAGTGTTTTTATCCAACACTAACCATGAAGAAGATCAACCATGCCATTTAAAACTGGCAGATATGACTATTCCTCTTGCTAAAAATTTAACTGACTTTAATGAACCTGCGCAGCGTTACTGCCCTGCGGGTGTATATGAAATCAATGAAGTTGAAGGCAAACAAACCTTTGTGATTAACTCGCAAAACTGCATTCATTGTAAAACCTGTGACATTAAGGATCCGAGTCAGAATATCACTTGGGTAACTCCAGAAGGTGCTGGTGGCCCTAACTATCCTAATATGTAA
- a CDS encoding electron transfer flavoprotein subunit beta/FixA family protein, translating into MKILVPVKRVIDYNVKARVKADNSDVDLNNVKMALNPFCEIAVEEAIRIKEAGKATEVVVVSIGDKSCQEQLRTALALGADKAIQIDTAEKLESLHVAKLLAKVVEQENPELVILGKQAIDSDNNQTGQMLAALTSRAQATFASEVIVEGDKLNVTREVDGGLQTIAVNLPAVVTTDLRLNEPRYATLPNIMKAKRKPLDVISAADLGVDLAPRITTLKVEEPSKREAGEIVADVATLVEKLKNEAKVI; encoded by the coding sequence ATGAAAATCCTAGTTCCGGTCAAACGTGTGATCGACTATAACGTAAAAGCGCGCGTAAAAGCCGACAATAGTGATGTTGATCTTAACAATGTAAAAATGGCCCTTAACCCATTTTGTGAAATCGCTGTAGAAGAAGCTATCCGAATTAAAGAAGCAGGCAAAGCAACAGAAGTTGTGGTTGTTTCAATTGGTGACAAATCATGCCAAGAGCAACTTCGCACCGCACTGGCGCTTGGCGCAGATAAAGCAATTCAAATTGACACCGCTGAAAAGCTTGAATCATTACATGTGGCAAAGTTGTTAGCGAAAGTAGTTGAACAAGAAAATCCTGAGTTAGTTATTCTTGGTAAGCAAGCGATTGATTCAGATAACAACCAAACAGGTCAAATGCTTGCAGCTCTCACGAGTCGTGCACAAGCAACCTTTGCATCAGAGGTGATTGTTGAAGGTGACAAACTAAATGTAACCCGTGAGGTTGATGGTGGTTTACAAACCATTGCAGTTAACTTACCTGCAGTTGTGACTACCGATTTACGTTTAAATGAGCCGCGTTATGCAACACTACCGAACATCATGAAAGCAAAACGTAAACCTCTTGATGTAATAAGTGCAGCAGATCTTGGTGTTGACCTTGCGCCACGAATTACAACATTAAAAGTAGAAGAGCCAAGCAAGCGTGAAGCGGGCGAAATTGTGGCAGACGTAGCAACGCTAGTTGAAAAACTAAAGAATGAAGCGAAGGTGATCTAA
- a CDS encoding proline--tRNA ligase codes for MRTSQYILATLKETPSDAEIISHQLMLRAGMIRKLASGLYTWLPSGLKVLRKVENIVREEMNKAGAIEMLMPIIQPADLWQESGRWEQFGPELLRINDRHNRPFALGPTHEEVITEFVRKEISSYKQLPINLYQIQTKVRDEVRPRFGVMRAREFTMKDAYSFHLSEECLDETYRKMHQAYCNVFERLGLDYRPVIADTGSIGGSVSHEFHVLAESGEDAIAFSSESDYAANIEKAEAVAPSIERPAPSKELNRFDTPNAKTIEELKEQHGVKPHRGVKTLIAYGAPNENEERGLVALVVRGDHELNELKAEKLVLVDSPLEFATEEDIVKATGAKPGSLGPVGLTMPIIVDRSAAVMADFVAGANEDGVHYSGINFDRDVTNYVVEDIRNVVEGDASPCGKGVLNIKRGIEVGHIFQLGTKYSEAMKAGVLAESGKNQIMTMGCYGIGVSRIVAAAIEQNHDKYGIKWPTALAPFELAIVPMNMHKSHRIPEIAEKLYADLQAAGVDVLFDDRKERPGVMFNDMELVGVPHTLVIGERNLDNNQVEYKNRITGEKEVIDLDKAIEVLLNHVKG; via the coding sequence ATGCGTACCAGTCAATATATTTTAGCGACGTTAAAAGAAACGCCATCTGATGCTGAAATTATCAGCCATCAGCTTATGTTACGCGCGGGTATGATCCGCAAACTAGCATCGGGTTTATACACTTGGTTACCAAGTGGTTTAAAAGTACTACGTAAAGTAGAAAACATTGTTCGTGAAGAAATGAACAAAGCTGGTGCAATTGAAATGTTAATGCCCATCATCCAGCCAGCAGATCTATGGCAAGAATCTGGTCGTTGGGAGCAATTCGGCCCTGAACTATTACGTATTAATGACCGCCATAATCGTCCTTTCGCGTTAGGTCCAACGCATGAAGAAGTGATCACAGAATTTGTACGTAAAGAGATCAGCAGCTATAAGCAGTTGCCAATCAACCTATACCAAATTCAAACGAAAGTACGCGATGAAGTGCGCCCTCGTTTTGGTGTAATGCGTGCGCGCGAATTTACCATGAAAGATGCGTACTCATTCCATTTAAGTGAAGAGTGTCTTGATGAAACATACAGAAAAATGCACCAAGCTTACTGTAATGTTTTTGAGCGCCTAGGTTTAGATTACCGCCCAGTAATTGCTGATACCGGTTCAATTGGTGGCTCTGTTTCGCATGAATTCCACGTACTTGCTGAATCAGGTGAAGATGCTATTGCATTTAGTTCTGAGTCAGATTACGCAGCAAACATTGAAAAAGCGGAAGCGGTTGCACCAAGTATTGAACGCCCTGCACCATCTAAAGAGCTAAACCGTTTTGATACGCCAAACGCAAAAACAATTGAAGAATTAAAAGAACAACACGGTGTTAAACCACATCGCGGTGTTAAAACATTAATTGCTTATGGTGCACCTAATGAAAACGAAGAGCGTGGCTTAGTAGCCTTAGTTGTTCGTGGCGATCATGAACTCAATGAACTCAAAGCTGAAAAGCTTGTACTTGTTGACTCACCGCTTGAATTTGCAACGGAAGAAGACATTGTTAAAGCAACTGGTGCAAAACCTGGTTCGCTAGGTCCTGTTGGTCTAACTATGCCAATTATTGTCGATCGCTCAGCGGCTGTAATGGCTGATTTTGTTGCTGGTGCGAACGAAGATGGTGTTCACTACAGCGGCATTAACTTCGACCGCGACGTAACCAACTATGTTGTTGAAGATATTCGTAATGTTGTTGAAGGCGACGCAAGTCCATGCGGTAAAGGTGTATTAAACATCAAGCGTGGTATTGAAGTTGGTCATATTTTCCAACTAGGTACTAAGTACTCTGAAGCAATGAAAGCAGGTGTACTTGCTGAAAGCGGTAAAAACCAAATTATGACCATGGGTTGTTATGGTATTGGTGTATCACGTATTGTTGCTGCAGCAATCGAACAAAACCACGACAAATACGGTATCAAATGGCCAACTGCCCTTGCCCCGTTTGAGCTTGCAATTGTGCCAATGAACATGCACAAATCGCATCGCATTCCTGAAATTGCAGAAAAGCTATACGCAGATCTGCAAGCAGCTGGCGTTGATGTGTTATTTGATGACCGTAAGGAACGCCCAGGTGTCATGTTTAACGATATGGAGCTTGTTGGTGTACCACATACGCTTGTTATTGGTGAACGTAACCTAGACAATAATCAGGTCGAATATAAAAACCGCATTACTGGCGAGAAAGAAGTGATTGATTTAGACAAAGCTATTGAAGTATTACTAAATCATGTAAAAGGTTAA
- a CDS encoding sigma-54-dependent transcriptional regulator yields MKTILVVDDSLDIQASLKFFLEDEGYLCHGVLSPDTALDYVAKNSVDLVLLDMNFSQNTTSGDEGINAIVGLKELDPLLPVIVMTGWATLDLAVKALTSGAADFIEKPWQDERLAHAIKLQLNARRDKQALARLTQEKQRTTVNQSALQAHSPQKQQVLSQLENLAKSDMNILLTGENGTGKSYYAQYIHQHSKRSGASFIALNMGALNDELFNSEVFGHKKGAFTDASKDRLGAFTLAENGTLFLDEIANLSKKSQAKLLHVLEERKYSALGSSKVLENKARIISATNANLANAITGGDFRQDLYYRLNTIEIEIPPLRNCKEDILPLANSFLTHFCNHYDKSLKSLSKCAEDALLTYHFPGNVRELKHIIERVIFMVEGEVVMAHNLMLSTPINTHSSQSLPLEDNTLSLDEVIEQTMLLRLEYFNGNASKAAKSLGMSRSAWYRKMTKYDAI; encoded by the coding sequence TTGAAAACAATTCTAGTTGTTGACGACTCGCTTGACATTCAAGCGAGTCTTAAATTTTTTTTAGAGGACGAAGGGTATCTTTGTCACGGAGTACTATCTCCTGATACAGCACTGGATTATGTTGCAAAAAACAGTGTTGATTTAGTACTGCTTGATATGAACTTTAGCCAAAATACGACAAGTGGCGATGAGGGGATAAATGCGATTGTAGGCCTCAAAGAATTAGATCCCTTATTGCCTGTTATTGTCATGACAGGTTGGGCAACACTCGACTTGGCAGTGAAAGCATTAACCTCTGGTGCAGCAGATTTTATTGAAAAGCCCTGGCAAGACGAACGCTTAGCCCATGCAATAAAACTTCAGCTAAACGCCCGTCGGGACAAACAAGCATTAGCACGTTTAACCCAAGAAAAACAACGTACAACAGTAAACCAATCAGCCTTACAGGCACACAGCCCGCAAAAGCAACAGGTGTTGAGCCAACTTGAAAATCTTGCGAAGAGTGATATGAATATACTGCTCACGGGCGAAAATGGCACGGGTAAAAGCTATTACGCACAGTATATTCATCAACACTCTAAACGTTCAGGGGCAAGTTTTATCGCTCTCAATATGGGGGCTTTGAATGATGAATTGTTTAACTCCGAAGTGTTTGGCCATAAAAAAGGCGCGTTTACTGATGCAAGTAAGGATCGTTTAGGCGCGTTTACACTAGCAGAAAATGGCACCTTGTTTTTAGATGAAATTGCTAATTTATCAAAGAAATCGCAAGCAAAGTTATTACATGTGCTTGAGGAACGTAAATACTCAGCACTTGGAAGCAGCAAGGTTTTAGAAAACAAAGCACGTATCATATCAGCGACAAATGCAAATTTGGCAAATGCAATTACCGGTGGCGATTTTCGTCAAGACTTGTATTACCGTTTAAATACCATTGAAATCGAAATCCCACCTCTTAGGAATTGCAAAGAAGACATCTTGCCACTCGCTAATTCATTTTTAACACACTTTTGTAACCATTATGATAAATCGCTCAAGTCCTTATCAAAGTGCGCCGAAGATGCTTTACTAACCTATCACTTTCCGGGCAATGTACGCGAGCTTAAACATATTATAGAACGTGTTATTTTTATGGTTGAGGGTGAAGTTGTTATGGCGCATAACTTAATGTTGAGCACGCCTATTAACACTCATTCAAGCCAAAGTCTGCCTTTAGAAGATAACACGCTTAGCTTGGATGAGGTTATCGAGCAGACGATGTTATTAAGACTTGAGTACTTTAATGGTAACGCATCCAAAGCAGCTAAAAGCTTAGGGATGTCGCGCAGTGCTTGGTATCGTAAAATGACAAAATACGATGCAATTTAA
- a CDS encoding acyl-CoA thioesterase, translating into MSKDNVTFRFLAEPTDVNFGGKVHGGIVMKWIDQAGYACAAQWSGHYCVTVSVAAIKFHRPILVGQLVEVEAKIANTGKTSMQIFIAVRCGDPKTGQMVESNNCIINFVATDQAGYPVPVPAFEAKTADEKRIQKYAQKMKEMSLQAEKVFEQEMKEE; encoded by the coding sequence ATGAGTAAAGATAACGTAACTTTTCGCTTTTTAGCTGAACCTACAGATGTTAACTTTGGTGGTAAAGTCCATGGTGGCATTGTAATGAAGTGGATCGATCAAGCAGGCTATGCTTGTGCTGCACAGTGGAGCGGACATTACTGTGTAACCGTCTCTGTTGCGGCTATTAAATTCCACCGCCCTATTTTAGTGGGCCAACTGGTTGAGGTAGAAGCAAAAATTGCCAACACAGGCAAAACCAGCATGCAAATATTTATAGCGGTGCGCTGTGGCGATCCTAAAACTGGGCAAATGGTGGAATCTAATAATTGTATTATTAATTTTGTTGCCACCGATCAAGCAGGTTATCCAGTACCTGTACCCGCATTTGAGGCGAAAACAGCCGATGAAAAACGTATTCAAAAATACGCACAAAAAATGAAAGAGATGTCACTACAAGCGGAAAAAGTATTCGAACAAGAAATGAAAGAAGAATAA
- the tsaA gene encoding tRNA (N6-threonylcarbamoyladenosine(37)-N6)-methyltransferase TrmO: MSDYQISPIAFIESPYKQKFAIPRQPRLIPEAKAKCKFVGEFNREEFVRGIEDFSHVWLIFRFHETADKGWSPLVRPPRLGGNDKKGVFATRATFRPNGIGMSAVKLEAVHYENGQLWLELSGIDLLDGTPILDIKPYLPYSDSLPNATAGFADTRPETPLLVEFTDEATAFCMSNSALYPELQSFIEKVLKQDPRPAYKKTKAGIQEYGMSLFDLNIKWQVQENQVSVLEISKNT, encoded by the coding sequence ATGAGCGACTACCAAATAAGCCCCATCGCCTTTATCGAATCTCCCTATAAACAAAAATTTGCTATCCCTCGCCAGCCTCGTCTTATTCCAGAAGCAAAAGCAAAGTGTAAATTTGTAGGTGAATTTAACCGTGAAGAATTTGTACGCGGTATTGAAGACTTTAGCCATGTTTGGCTTATTTTCCGCTTTCATGAAACAGCTGATAAAGGGTGGTCACCATTAGTTCGTCCGCCTCGCTTAGGTGGTAATGATAAAAAGGGTGTATTTGCAACACGCGCCACCTTTAGGCCAAATGGTATTGGTATGAGCGCGGTTAAACTTGAAGCTGTTCACTATGAAAACGGCCAACTTTGGCTTGAACTGTCTGGCATTGACTTACTCGATGGTACGCCAATCTTAGATATTAAACCTTATTTGCCTTACTCAGATAGTTTACCAAACGCTACCGCAGGATTTGCTGACACGCGACCTGAAACTCCTCTTTTAGTTGAGTTTACTGATGAAGCCACTGCGTTTTGCATGAGTAATTCGGCACTTTATCCTGAATTACAAAGCTTTATTGAAAAAGTATTAAAACAAGACCCACGCCCAGCCTACAAAAAAACAAAAGCGGGTATTCAAGAATATGGTATGAGCTTGTTTGATTTGAATATCAAATGGCAAGTGCAAGAAAACCAAGTAAGCGTATTAGAAATTAGTAAAAATACCTAA
- a CDS encoding sensor histidine kinase — translation MQFKSLFSGRWLTSLLLLMLVNWLLFRHNYPVSLILLIDLIAIFWFLIETYRDTVAKQNTINLIDTLLISLRQGDYSIRANEAQDNALSTTVDHLNALATTMQNDQRLLAEQQDLLKQIIEKVDFALMVFNQEQCIYENDYAKNTFNNQTLNSRWQWYQGLLDKSQNGRVNLTLDGKQHTFLVEHSICYMGAEPFTLLVLKQLDSILYQQEKDALQKFVRILSHEINNTLAPIGTVARSLNKRLSNDVNVDSFATGLALINERANYLKSFMDNYVSLAKLPSANKSVESCDNLSNEIAEIYPSIQISCEENLHGFFDVSQIKQVLCHLINNALEAQSPQPHIEFSINANHGKLNFSVSDNGPGFSNLADASTAFYTTKQSGNGIGLMLSRIIVENHKGQLVLSNKASGGALVTFSLERITEKSVK, via the coding sequence ATGCAATTTAAGTCTTTATTTTCAGGACGCTGGTTAACGAGTTTACTGTTATTGATGCTGGTGAACTGGTTGTTATTTCGACACAATTACCCAGTATCACTGATTTTACTTATCGATTTAATCGCAATTTTTTGGTTTTTGATAGAAACCTATCGCGACACAGTTGCTAAACAAAATACCATTAATCTTATCGATACATTACTCATCTCCTTACGACAAGGAGACTACTCAATTAGAGCTAATGAAGCTCAAGATAATGCGTTGAGTACAACGGTTGATCATTTAAATGCATTGGCAACAACCATGCAAAACGACCAAAGATTACTTGCAGAACAACAAGACTTATTGAAACAAATTATTGAAAAAGTCGATTTTGCACTGATGGTGTTTAATCAAGAACAGTGTATTTATGAAAATGATTACGCAAAAAATACCTTTAACAATCAGACGCTAAATAGCCGCTGGCAGTGGTATCAAGGTTTATTAGATAAAAGTCAAAATGGACGTGTTAATCTTACCCTGGATGGCAAACAACATACTTTTTTAGTTGAACACTCGATTTGTTACATGGGCGCCGAGCCTTTTACTCTTTTAGTGTTAAAGCAACTTGACTCTATTTTGTACCAACAAGAAAAAGATGCATTACAAAAATTCGTGCGCATCTTAAGCCACGAAATAAATAACACTCTTGCACCGATAGGTACTGTTGCTAGAAGTCTTAATAAGCGGCTGTCGAATGATGTTAATGTGGATAGTTTTGCAACAGGACTCGCCCTTATAAATGAGCGTGCCAACTACTTAAAATCGTTTATGGATAATTATGTGTCGCTTGCCAAATTACCATCAGCGAATAAATCAGTCGAAAGTTGTGATAATTTAAGTAATGAAATTGCTGAAATATACCCGTCAATTCAGATTTCATGTGAAGAAAACCTGCACGGCTTTTTTGATGTTAGCCAAATAAAGCAAGTTTTGTGTCATCTAATTAATAATGCACTAGAAGCACAATCACCACAGCCCCATATTGAATTTTCAATTAATGCTAACCACGGAAAACTTAACTTTAGTGTGTCAGATAATGGACCCGGGTTTTCAAATTTAGCAGATGCGAGTACTGCTTTTTATACAACCAAACAAAGTGGTAATGGTATTGGTTTGATGTTGTCACGCATAATAGTGGAAAATCATAAAGGGCAATTAGTACTTAGTAACAAAGCAAGTGGCGGGGCATTAGTGACATTTTCACTAGAGCGCATAACTGAAAAATCTGTGAAGTGA